The DNA segment CCCGGCCGTGCAGGCCAGGGGAAAACGGGTGACCACCGTGGAGGGGCTCGCCCCGGAGGGGGAGCTCCATCCCGTCCAGCAGGCCTTCCTGGATTGCGACGCCGTTCAGTGCGGTTTCTGCACGCCGGGGATGGTGCTGTCGGTCTACGCCCTCCTCAGGGAGACGCCGGATCCCACGGAGGCGGAGATCCGGACAGCCATCGCCGGGAATCTCTGCCGCTGTACGGGCTATCTGCCCATCATCGAGGCCGCCAAACTCGCCGCGCAGCGGATGCGGGGGGTGA comes from the Synergistales bacterium genome and includes:
- a CDS encoding (2Fe-2S)-binding protein, with amino-acid sequence MKIEVIVNGNPQTGEVTERTRLLDFLRDQAGYTSVKEGCGEGECGACTVLLEGRPVVSCMVPAVQARGKRVTTVEGLAPEGELHPVQQAFLDCDAVQCGFCTPGMVLSVYALLRETPDPTEAEIRTAIAGNLCRCTGYLPIIEAAKLAAQRMRGVTA